One Turneriella parva DSM 21527 genomic region harbors:
- the hisB gene encoding imidazoleglycerol-phosphate dehydratase HisB, with protein MSRTARIERKTHETDITMALNLDGSARMTGSNPIPFFEHMLGHIVKYSMIDLELTLKGDIEIDCHHSVEDTAIVMGQALTAALGNKAGIFRYGSFTLPMDEVLTTVTIDLSGRPYFVYRGEPLKPMGKFGIYDSELTLEFLHKLSIHAAMNLHVQVHYGDNRHHIHESIFKALGFALRQAVAVDARRAGEIPSTKGSLLG; from the coding sequence GTGTCCCGCACCGCCCGAATAGAACGCAAAACGCACGAAACCGATATCACCATGGCGCTGAACCTCGACGGCAGCGCCCGCATGACCGGCAGTAACCCCATTCCCTTTTTCGAGCACATGCTCGGCCACATCGTGAAATATAGTATGATCGACCTTGAGCTTACCCTCAAGGGCGATATTGAGATCGACTGCCACCATTCAGTCGAAGACACAGCGATTGTCATGGGCCAGGCGCTGACCGCAGCCCTCGGCAATAAAGCGGGCATTTTTCGCTACGGTTCGTTTACGCTGCCTATGGATGAAGTGCTCACCACGGTCACGATCGACCTTTCGGGCCGCCCCTATTTCGTCTACCGCGGCGAACCGCTGAAACCCATGGGAAAATTCGGCATCTATGATTCTGAACTGACGCTCGAATTTCTGCACAAACTCTCTATTCACGCCGCGATGAACCTGCATGTTCAGGTGCACTATGGTGATAACCGCCACCATATTCACGAATCGATCTTCAAGGCGCTCGGCTTTGCGCTGCGCCAGGCGGTTGCGGTCGATGCGCGCCGGGCGGGTGAGATTCCGTCGACAAAGGGGAGTTTGCTCGGGTAG
- a CDS encoding phosphatase domain-containing protein — MLKSLENIYGTRRSSSKYDGYVCTFDLDKTYLDTRFESLRKLVRIPFEKAEEKKNIPGVAAVVRELRRGPGGSAPPVPIYFISGSPEGMHKVVSEKLKLDGVGFDGILFKNWRSAVKKFQFKKIIDKIGFKLAALIYARSVFPLKAEELLFGDDSEYDATIYALYADIVSGALDDYEVLTILKKWNVAPDERDLIAENLKRLRESGYKPRDAIKRIFIHLEQKTPAHYHTTLSDKVVPTQNYFQTGVILYKMSAINRAGLFRIISDMIRNYQFGVTEFTTSTEDLLRRGLIDKGEARKLLRIVYKGNPLALPRRIISDLRSDFVKTLDTFSRVPDTILPPMRRETDRDLSLVERYLRFAPKRHV; from the coding sequence ATGCTGAAATCACTCGAAAATATCTACGGTACACGCCGCAGCAGTTCAAAATACGATGGGTACGTCTGTACTTTCGATCTCGACAAAACCTACCTCGACACGCGTTTTGAGTCGTTGCGAAAATTGGTGCGTATTCCGTTCGAAAAAGCTGAAGAGAAGAAGAACATTCCCGGTGTGGCTGCCGTGGTGCGCGAGCTGAGGCGCGGGCCGGGTGGTTCGGCCCCCCCGGTGCCGATCTACTTTATTTCGGGTTCCCCTGAGGGCATGCACAAGGTGGTTTCAGAAAAGCTGAAGCTCGACGGTGTCGGATTTGACGGCATTCTGTTCAAAAACTGGCGTTCGGCCGTAAAAAAGTTTCAGTTCAAAAAAATCATCGATAAAATCGGTTTCAAGCTGGCAGCGCTCATCTACGCGCGCAGTGTATTTCCTTTGAAAGCTGAAGAGCTGCTTTTTGGCGACGATTCTGAATACGATGCGACGATCTACGCGCTCTATGCCGACATCGTCTCGGGCGCGCTCGACGACTACGAGGTTCTGACGATTCTCAAAAAATGGAATGTTGCCCCCGACGAGCGCGACCTGATCGCCGAGAACCTGAAAAGGCTCAGAGAAAGCGGATACAAACCGCGCGACGCAATCAAGCGCATTTTTATTCACCTTGAGCAAAAGACCCCGGCTCACTACCACACGACACTTTCTGATAAAGTCGTACCGACGCAGAATTACTTTCAAACAGGGGTGATTCTGTACAAAATGTCAGCGATCAACCGTGCCGGGCTGTTTCGCATTATTTCAGATATGATCCGTAACTACCAGTTCGGTGTCACCGAGTTCACGACTTCAACAGAAGACCTTCTGCGGCGCGGTCTTATCGACAAGGGTGAAGCTCGTAAGCTGTTACGTATTGTGTACAAGGGAAATCCTCTGGCGTTGCCGAGGCGCATTATCTCAGATCTGCGCAGCGATTTTGTGAAGACTCTCGATACTTTCAGTCGTGTACCCGACACGATTCTGCCGCCGATGCGGCGCGAAACCGATCGTGATTTGAGCCTGGTCGAACGCTATTTGCGCTTCGCCCCCAAGCGCCACGTTTAA
- the thrB gene encoding homoserine kinase: protein MSLRISVPASTANLGPGFDIWGMALNLRNEFVCDRADRKDGSIRLSFLAGDTGVVSAGSLPKKVEADNLFVRVYNYLMKKAGQPPIAYDVRIIVNVPFSRGLGSSSTAILAGLTLANETLRREHSMAYRIEQLLDFALEFEPHPDNLTAAIYGGWNLCLPGNQPAESGPAFLRVPLKIRAPVKIAGIIPDLKLETRDSRQLIPVSISRADLVFQTSRVAALVYLLQQESLAQSDAFAFRAAIEDRMHTSQRAHLVPGMFEVFEDWYRDGAYACFLSGAGSTLLAFWPQQADISALDLTKRLREKKIAAVQREFQIDMNGLMVLA, encoded by the coding sequence GTGTCGCTGCGCATCTCAGTACCTGCAAGCACCGCCAATCTCGGGCCCGGTTTTGATATCTGGGGCATGGCCCTCAATCTCAGAAATGAATTTGTCTGCGACAGGGCAGACCGTAAAGACGGCAGCATCAGGCTGAGTTTTCTTGCCGGTGATACCGGCGTCGTTTCGGCGGGTTCACTGCCGAAGAAAGTCGAAGCCGACAACCTCTTTGTCAGGGTCTACAACTACCTCATGAAGAAGGCCGGGCAGCCCCCCATCGCCTACGACGTGCGCATTATCGTCAACGTGCCATTCAGCCGCGGCCTTGGCTCGTCGAGTACTGCAATTCTGGCAGGGCTGACACTCGCGAACGAGACGCTGCGCCGCGAGCACAGCATGGCGTACCGCATCGAGCAGCTGCTCGATTTTGCGCTCGAATTTGAACCACACCCCGATAACCTCACCGCCGCAATCTATGGCGGCTGGAACCTCTGCCTGCCAGGCAACCAGCCGGCTGAAAGCGGCCCCGCATTTCTGCGCGTGCCTCTCAAAATCAGGGCGCCGGTCAAAATAGCGGGGATTATCCCCGATCTGAAACTGGAAACCCGCGATTCGCGGCAGCTGATTCCCGTCAGTATATCACGCGCCGATCTGGTTTTTCAGACCTCTCGTGTCGCAGCGCTCGTGTACCTGCTGCAGCAAGAGAGCCTTGCGCAGAGCGATGCTTTTGCCTTTCGGGCAGCCATAGAAGACCGCATGCATACCTCGCAGCGCGCCCATCTCGTGCCTGGCATGTTCGAGGTCTTTGAAGACTGGTACCGCGACGGCGCTTATGCCTGCTTCTTATCGGGCGCAGGGTCGACTTTGCTCGCTTTCTGGCCCCAGCAGGCAGATATCTCAGCCCTCGACCTGACAAAACGCCTGCGCGAAAAGAAGATTGCGGCAGTACAGCGCGAGTTTCAGATTGATATGAATGGCCTCATGGTTCTTGCCTGA
- a CDS encoding DUF47 domain-containing protein, producing the protein MSLTSIFKFLTPKDRTFFPLFKQDTDNLIVMGKVLCDLVAKDNAAERTKLVEEIDRLENVGDEITHTIFVELSRTFITPFDREDVHALAASIDDIADYIQGAAARMRLYHIGTFPSAVTKLANILRDGIQELAGTIDLLMDLKNHKKIGESLVKVHSLENAADAIFNEAIEYLFVHEKDAIELIKMKELLATLETATDRCEDVANVIETILIKYS; encoded by the coding sequence ATGTCACTGACCAGCATTTTCAAATTTCTGACTCCGAAAGACCGCACGTTCTTTCCCCTTTTCAAACAAGATACCGACAACCTGATCGTCATGGGTAAGGTTCTGTGCGATTTGGTTGCCAAAGACAACGCTGCCGAGCGCACGAAGCTCGTCGAAGAGATCGACCGGCTAGAGAATGTCGGCGACGAAATCACGCACACCATTTTTGTCGAACTCAGCCGAACCTTTATTACTCCTTTCGACCGCGAAGATGTGCACGCGCTTGCCGCATCGATCGACGATATTGCCGACTACATTCAGGGGGCAGCTGCCCGCATGCGTCTCTACCATATCGGCACTTTTCCGTCTGCGGTCACCAAGCTCGCAAATATCTTGCGTGACGGTATTCAAGAGCTCGCCGGTACCATCGACCTGCTGATGGATCTCAAGAACCATAAAAAAATCGGTGAGTCGCTGGTGAAAGTGCACAGCCTTGAGAACGCGGCTGACGCTATATTTAATGAGGCGATTGAGTATTTATTTGTTCATGAAAAAGACGCGATCGAGCTCATCAAGATGAAAGAGCTGCTCGCGACGCTTGAAACCGCGACCGACCGCTGCGAAGATGTGGCGAACGTAATCGAAACAATTCTGATCAAATATTCATGA
- a CDS encoding HisA/HisF-related TIM barrel protein produces the protein MKLIPALDILGGKVVRLKQGDYDQVTVYHERPIDLAWYLADHGAERLHLVDLQGSKEGKICEGKLFTEIRRTVNIPCEVGGGIRSKDDFSFYFDNGFTLAKDFVMVGSLPFLDRPAFDTIAAEFSSSLLMTVDAWGDEVKHSGWLKDSGYKVETLIQEMSALGVKNFLVTQIRKDGMMQGPDFELYERLLLAFPSVNLIASGGVSSIDDLEALQRLKLYGAIVGKAYYEGKVTAQMIREFRLRHAL, from the coding sequence ATGAAACTGATTCCCGCGCTCGACATACTCGGGGGCAAAGTCGTGCGCCTCAAACAAGGTGACTATGATCAGGTAACGGTTTACCATGAGAGACCGATTGATCTCGCGTGGTATCTCGCCGACCATGGTGCCGAGCGCCTGCATCTCGTTGACTTGCAAGGTTCTAAAGAGGGCAAAATCTGCGAAGGCAAACTCTTCACCGAAATTCGCCGCACGGTAAATATTCCCTGTGAAGTCGGCGGCGGTATTCGCAGCAAAGACGACTTTTCATTCTACTTCGATAATGGTTTTACTCTGGCGAAAGATTTCGTAATGGTAGGTTCGCTGCCCTTTCTCGACCGCCCGGCATTCGACACAATCGCGGCAGAATTCAGCAGCTCTCTGCTCATGACCGTCGATGCATGGGGCGATGAGGTTAAGCACTCTGGCTGGCTCAAAGATTCGGGCTACAAGGTTGAGACGCTGATTCAAGAGATGTCTGCGTTGGGTGTGAAGAATTTTCTCGTGACGCAGATACGCAAAGATGGCATGATGCAGGGGCCTGATTTCGAGCTCTATGAGCGCCTGCTGCTGGCTTTTCCGTCGGTAAATCTCATCGCCTCGGGCGGCGTCAGCTCCATCGACGACCTCGAGGCGCTGCAGCGCCTTAAGCTCTATGGCGCAATCGTGGGAAAAGCCTATTACGAGGGCAAAGTTACCGCGCAGATGATACGGGAATTTCGCCTGCGTCACGCTCTTTGA
- the hisH gene encoding imidazole glycerol phosphate synthase subunit HisH — translation MSKNPRIALLDYGMGNIRSLQKAFEHLGATAKVTGDPREVEAADVLLLPGDGAFVRAMDNLRSRGLIDAIYGAHQKQKIIFGICIGFQLLFESSTEFTGAKGLGLVKGAITRLEKNAEAPAIPHIGWTTTEFKAKSRLGRGIHPHSMFYYVHSYAHRAEHMYAKATTSYGQMFTSVLEHENLFAAQFHPEKSHNAGLKLLANFLEAL, via the coding sequence ATGAGTAAGAATCCGCGTATTGCGCTTCTCGACTATGGCATGGGCAATATTCGCTCACTGCAAAAGGCATTCGAGCATTTGGGCGCAACTGCTAAGGTGACGGGTGACCCGCGCGAGGTTGAGGCTGCAGACGTGCTGCTGCTGCCCGGTGACGGGGCATTTGTGCGGGCGATGGATAACCTTCGGTCACGTGGCCTTATCGATGCCATCTATGGCGCGCACCAAAAGCAGAAGATTATCTTCGGCATCTGTATCGGTTTTCAACTTCTGTTCGAATCATCGACTGAATTCACCGGAGCAAAAGGTTTAGGCCTCGTAAAAGGAGCTATCACGCGTCTTGAAAAGAATGCCGAAGCACCCGCGATACCGCATATCGGCTGGACGACCACAGAATTCAAAGCAAAGAGCCGGCTGGGGCGGGGTATACATCCCCATTCGATGTTTTATTATGTGCACAGTTATGCGCACCGTGCAGAACATATGTATGCCAAGGCGACGACTTCTTACGGGCAGATGTTCACCTCGGTGCTTGAACACGAGAATCTTTTCGCGGCGCAGTTTCACCCTGAAAAATCTCACAACGCAGGCTTGAAGCTGCTCGCCAATTTTCTTGAGGCTCTATGA
- a CDS encoding histone deacetylase family protein encodes MSRKSAELVYSPIYDLSDYTHVISAGKYRQLYDALKFSRWNWNEPVAATKEQLLLVHTERYLKDFLGARLTEQTQRAEIPIDERIVNAVCTAAGGTILAAELALKHGVASNLSGGFHHAFADHAEGFCFVNDTVLAIRALRKTRPGLKVAVIDLDVHQGNGTAKLLQGDENSYTFSMHEKENYPVKETGSHDVELPSHLGDAEYLRLLAENLDKLKAAFFPDLIFYVAGVDIYRDDALGGLQLSFDGIAARDAAVRDFLPEVPKVVLPAGGYARNIAETVALHAQTIKIMHGRQ; translated from the coding sequence GTGAGCCGCAAGAGCGCTGAACTCGTCTATTCGCCGATCTACGATCTGAGTGATTACACGCATGTCATATCAGCTGGCAAATACCGCCAGCTTTACGACGCGCTCAAGTTCAGCCGCTGGAACTGGAACGAACCCGTAGCGGCGACCAAAGAGCAGTTGCTGCTCGTGCACACCGAGCGCTATCTGAAAGACTTTCTCGGGGCGCGCCTCACCGAGCAGACGCAGCGCGCCGAAATACCGATCGACGAGCGCATCGTCAACGCCGTCTGCACCGCAGCGGGCGGCACGATTCTCGCTGCTGAGCTCGCGCTCAAACACGGCGTTGCTTCGAATCTGAGCGGGGGCTTTCACCACGCATTTGCCGACCACGCCGAGGGTTTTTGTTTCGTCAACGACACGGTGCTGGCTATTCGCGCTCTGCGCAAGACACGGCCGGGCCTTAAGGTAGCCGTTATCGACCTTGATGTGCACCAGGGTAACGGCACGGCAAAACTTCTGCAGGGCGACGAAAACTCTTATACGTTCTCGATGCACGAGAAAGAAAATTACCCGGTAAAAGAGACGGGCAGTCACGACGTTGAACTGCCGTCGCACCTCGGTGACGCAGAATACCTGCGGCTGTTGGCCGAGAATCTCGACAAACTCAAAGCAGCATTTTTTCCCGACCTGATTTTCTATGTCGCCGGTGTGGATATCTACCGTGACGACGCGCTCGGCGGTCTGCAGCTCAGCTTTGACGGCATCGCGGCGCGCGACGCAGCCGTGCGCGATTTTTTGCCCGAGGTGCCCAAGGTGGTATTGCCGGCCGGCGGTTATGCACGCAATATCGCTGAAACAGTCGCGTTGCATGCGCAGACGATCAAGATTATGCATGGGAGGCAGTAA
- the cutA gene encoding divalent-cation tolerance protein CutA, with protein sequence MAESNEIIIFTAINDSDVAEELITNMLESELIISGTLFPGTTLLYRWEGKINLDEEVKIIIKAKRENYNKIEDYIMHRHPYKIPELTTISASFGSEKFREFCRNKP encoded by the coding sequence ATGGCCGAAAGCAACGAGATCATCATTTTTACCGCAATCAACGACAGCGATGTGGCCGAAGAGCTCATTACGAACATGCTCGAATCAGAACTCATCATTAGCGGTACGCTTTTTCCCGGTACCACCCTGCTCTACAGGTGGGAGGGAAAGATCAACCTCGACGAAGAGGTGAAAATCATCATAAAGGCGAAGCGCGAGAACTACAACAAGATCGAAGATTATATCATGCACCGCCACCCATATAAGATACCAGAGCTCACGACCATCAGCGCATCGTTTGGCAGCGAGAAGTTTCGCGAATTCTGCCGCAATAAGCCGTGA
- a CDS encoding inorganic phosphate transporter: MTLDLFVAVVILALVFDFINGFHDAANSIATIVSTRVLTPLQAVFWAAFFNFLAFYIFHLHVADTVSKTVDTSAITLYVIMAGLLAAITWNLITWYFGIPSSSSHTLIGGFAGGAMAHAGFSVVKMAKIWPILLFIVAAPFIGMVVSYFNSIVMLHICKNSHPQKAEKWFRRLQLISSAAFSLGHGGNDAQKVMGIIGAAMLVNGNIKSLAELPQWVVVACYVAIGSGTLFGGWRIVKTMGSKITKLTAFEGVASEAAGAVTLFATGSLGIPVSTTHTITGSIIGVGLAKRISAVRWGVTVKLFWAWIITIPISAVFALGFYHLIHLFVP; encoded by the coding sequence ATGACGCTCGACCTCTTCGTTGCCGTTGTCATTCTTGCGCTGGTCTTTGATTTTATCAACGGCTTTCATGATGCTGCCAATTCGATTGCGACAATTGTATCGACACGGGTTCTAACGCCGCTGCAGGCGGTCTTTTGGGCAGCCTTTTTCAACTTTCTCGCTTTCTACATTTTTCATTTGCACGTCGCCGATACCGTTTCAAAAACTGTCGACACGAGCGCTATCACGCTTTATGTTATCATGGCTGGGCTTCTCGCCGCGATCACCTGGAATCTCATCACCTGGTATTTTGGCATACCTTCGAGTTCGTCGCACACTCTCATCGGTGGCTTTGCCGGTGGGGCCATGGCGCACGCCGGTTTTTCTGTGGTCAAGATGGCGAAGATCTGGCCGATTCTGCTCTTTATTGTCGCGGCGCCCTTTATCGGAATGGTCGTTTCGTACTTTAATTCGATCGTCATGCTGCACATCTGCAAAAACTCGCACCCGCAGAAGGCCGAAAAATGGTTCAGGCGTCTGCAGCTGATTTCATCCGCGGCTTTCTCCCTGGGGCATGGCGGTAACGACGCACAGAAGGTTATGGGTATCATCGGCGCCGCGATGCTCGTGAACGGTAACATCAAGAGTCTTGCTGAATTGCCGCAATGGGTGGTTGTCGCATGCTATGTCGCTATCGGTTCGGGTACGCTCTTTGGCGGATGGAGAATTGTGAAGACGATGGGCTCGAAAATCACAAAACTCACTGCTTTTGAAGGCGTTGCCTCAGAGGCTGCCGGAGCCGTAACGCTGTTCGCCACGGGGTCTTTGGGCATACCGGTTAGCACGACGCACACTATTACCGGCAGCATTATTGGCGTAGGGCTTGCCAAGCGCATCAGCGCCGTGCGCTGGGGAGTGACGGTGAAACTTTTCTGGGCTTGGATCATCACGATACCCATAAGCGCTGTGTTCGCGCTCGGGTTTTATCACCTGATACACCTTTTTGTACCCTGA